In a single window of the Flavobacterium sp. W4I14 genome:
- a CDS encoding beta-xylosidase (product_source=COG3507; cath_funfam=2.115.10.20,2.60.120.200; cog=COG3507; pfam=PF04616,PF17851; superfamily=49899,75005; transmembrane_helix_parts=Inside_1_4,TMhelix_5_24,Outside_25_532) — MKNAVYRLYIIALMITLIVPCLYAQKATNPIIYADVPDISIIRVGNNYYMSSTTMHMNPGVPIMKSTDLVNWKIINYAYDTLADLPALNLTDGQNAYSKGSWASSLRYHKGIYYVTTFAYTTGETYIFKTKDIEKGNWERISFKPAYHDHSLFFDDDGKVYLIYDAERLKIVELNDDLTGVKPGVPERVLIEHASAPTGKEVGLGAEGSQLFKVKGKYYLFNICAPRGGMRTVLIHRADHINGPWEGKVGLQDRGIAQGGLINTPDGRWFSYLFRDYAAVGRVPYLVPVKWEDGWPVLGENGKVPEQLDLPASKGLIPGIVSSDEFIRKKGEPALPLAWQWNHNPDNALWSVTERKGFLRLKTGRIDTDFFQVRNTLTQRTIGPTSSASVALDVSKMKDGDFAGFSAFQKQYGSVGVKIDAGQKSIVMITTDHDKPVEVQRIPLGQDQVYFRIDCDFTGKNDEANSLYTLNGKDEASFFYSLDGKVWKPIGQPLKMKYDIPHFMGYRFALFNYATKNIGGYADFDYFHINDK, encoded by the coding sequence ATGAAAAATGCGGTTTATAGGTTATACATAATAGCCTTAATGATCACCCTTATAGTACCGTGTTTATACGCACAAAAAGCCACCAATCCCATTATTTATGCAGATGTACCGGATATTTCAATCATACGTGTAGGCAATAACTATTACATGAGCAGCACAACAATGCACATGAACCCCGGTGTGCCCATTATGAAATCGACAGATCTTGTCAATTGGAAAATTATCAATTATGCCTATGATACTTTGGCAGATCTGCCGGCACTAAATTTAACAGACGGTCAAAATGCATACAGCAAGGGTTCCTGGGCAAGTAGTTTGCGCTATCATAAGGGGATATATTATGTAACCACTTTTGCATATACCACAGGTGAAACCTATATTTTTAAAACAAAAGATATAGAAAAAGGAAATTGGGAACGAATTTCTTTTAAGCCGGCGTATCATGACCATTCCTTGTTTTTTGATGATGACGGCAAGGTATATTTAATTTATGATGCAGAAAGACTAAAAATTGTTGAATTAAATGACGATCTAACAGGAGTTAAACCAGGCGTTCCGGAGCGGGTGCTCATCGAGCACGCCAGTGCACCAACAGGCAAAGAAGTAGGTCTTGGAGCTGAAGGATCTCAATTATTTAAAGTAAAAGGGAAATATTATCTATTTAATATTTGCGCACCACGCGGTGGAATGCGAACTGTACTTATACATAGGGCAGATCATATCAACGGCCCTTGGGAAGGAAAAGTTGGCTTACAGGATAGGGGAATTGCTCAAGGCGGACTGATCAACACGCCCGATGGACGTTGGTTCTCTTATCTTTTCCGCGATTATGCTGCTGTTGGCCGCGTTCCTTATCTCGTTCCTGTAAAGTGGGAAGATGGATGGCCTGTATTAGGCGAAAATGGTAAAGTACCAGAACAGCTAGACCTGCCGGCCAGTAAAGGTTTAATTCCAGGCATTGTGTCTTCTGATGAGTTTATCCGTAAAAAAGGCGAACCTGCTTTGCCGCTGGCTTGGCAATGGAATCATAATCCGGATAATGCGCTGTGGTCTGTAACAGAAAGAAAAGGATTCCTACGCCTCAAAACAGGAAGAATCGATACTGATTTTTTTCAAGTTAGAAACACACTTACACAACGCACTATTGGTCCAACCAGCTCAGCTTCTGTTGCCCTGGATGTTTCCAAAATGAAAGACGGTGATTTTGCCGGATTCTCAGCTTTCCAAAAACAGTATGGATCAGTGGGCGTTAAAATTGATGCGGGACAAAAGTCGATAGTAATGATCACTACTGATCATGATAAGCCTGTCGAAGTACAGCGAATTCCATTGGGGCAAGACCAAGTTTACTTCAGAATCGATTGCGATTTTACTGGCAAGAACGATGAAGCTAATAGCCTTTACACACTTAATGGGAAAGATGAAGCGAGTTTCTTTTACAGTCTTGATGGAAAAGTCTGGAAACCAATAGGGCAACCTTTGAAGATGAAATACGACATTCCGCATTTTATGGGCTATCGTTTTGCGCTGTTTAATTATGCGACTAAAAACATTGGAGGTTATGCAGACTTTGATTACTTCCATATCAATGACAAGTGA
- a CDS encoding endoglucanase (product_source=KO:K01179; cath_funfam=3.20.20.80; cog=COG2730; ko=KO:K01179; pfam=PF00150; superfamily=51445): MDLLGNIKIRGQHYILVLLILTVLTAFCKKKEDVQSPLSVSLPEVSALYPSYNTSPKAPDQTGMGSTAVQLAAKMNLGINIGNTMESPGGESGWGNPQITESYVKFVKQTGFNAIRIPCAWDWKHLSDRSKATIDPVWLSRVKEVVKYCVDNDMYVLLNIHWDNGWLDHNINNVKKDSVNAKQKALWEQIATTMRDFDEHLLFASANEPPAENAEQMAILNGYHQTFINAVRSTGGRNSYRALVVQGPGTDFDKTNNLMNTLPTDQVPNRMMVEVHNYTPSQFTILMDGDASWGKMFYYWGTGHHSVTDPGRNATWGEESEILRIYGLMKAKFVDKGIPVIMGEYAAFRRTNPKYLPSDMAKHNESIDYWTTYSTQQAIKFGLKPFFWEQGTVLDRRNNKVLDQRIIDALITGAE, encoded by the coding sequence ATGGATCTTTTAGGAAATATAAAAATTAGAGGACAACATTACATCTTAGTACTGTTGATACTTACAGTGCTTACTGCTTTTTGCAAAAAAAAGGAGGATGTTCAGTCTCCGCTCAGTGTTTCTTTACCTGAAGTAAGTGCCTTATATCCATCGTATAATACATCGCCAAAAGCACCAGACCAAACGGGTATGGGCAGCACGGCAGTGCAACTGGCTGCCAAAATGAATTTGGGCATAAACATCGGTAATACAATGGAATCGCCAGGTGGTGAAAGTGGCTGGGGTAATCCTCAAATCACCGAATCGTACGTGAAATTTGTAAAACAGACAGGTTTTAATGCAATACGCATTCCATGCGCCTGGGACTGGAAACATTTGAGTGATCGATCAAAAGCTACCATCGATCCTGTATGGCTTAGCCGTGTTAAAGAAGTGGTGAAATATTGTGTAGATAATGATATGTATGTGCTGCTGAATATTCACTGGGATAATGGTTGGTTAGATCATAATATCAATAATGTTAAAAAAGATTCTGTTAATGCCAAACAAAAGGCATTATGGGAGCAGATTGCTACAACCATGAGAGATTTTGATGAGCATCTTCTGTTTGCCAGTGCAAATGAACCACCTGCTGAAAATGCAGAACAGATGGCAATATTGAACGGTTATCACCAGACATTTATTAATGCTGTAAGGTCTACAGGTGGAAGGAACAGTTACCGGGCGCTGGTTGTTCAGGGACCTGGCACTGATTTCGATAAAACCAATAACCTGATGAATACACTTCCTACAGATCAGGTACCTAACCGCATGATGGTTGAAGTGCATAACTATACGCCCTCCCAATTTACAATATTGATGGATGGTGATGCCAGCTGGGGTAAAATGTTCTACTACTGGGGAACGGGTCATCATTCGGTTACCGACCCGGGCCGAAATGCAACCTGGGGCGAAGAAAGCGAAATATTGAGAATATACGGATTGATGAAAGCTAAATTTGTAGATAAAGGCATCCCCGTAATCATGGGTGAATATGCAGCTTTTCGTAGAACAAATCCTAAGTACCTGCCTTCAGACATGGCAAAACACAATGAGTCGATAGATTACTGGACAACTTACTCAACCCAACAGGCCATTAAATTTGGCCTTAAACCCTTCTTCTGGGAACAAGGTACTGTTTTAGATCGCAGAAATAATAAAGTGCTTGATCAGCGTATCATAGATGCGCTGATTACAGGTGCTGAGTAA
- a CDS encoding hypothetical protein (product_source=Hypo-rule applied; cath_funfam=2.60.40.10; cleavage_site_network=SignalP-noTM; superfamily=50939), giving the protein MKKSTLLFFALLTGMLANAQQTPQTLYTENFESKVAILGDGQMHTFKPSTKAGTWSGGIDLKTADDANINLRQGWGEQFNLKIESKGAAVTIPNINVGGFTNLNLSYEFVVEDAGDAVKPKIEASIDGGASWVALPTVASGGGWSKEAKSVALPSGDYKTISLRVNPNTSSSNAIMFDNFIITGNKL; this is encoded by the coding sequence ATGAAAAAAAGCACATTATTATTTTTTGCGCTACTAACAGGGATGTTAGCCAATGCACAGCAAACCCCGCAAACGCTGTATACCGAAAATTTTGAATCAAAGGTTGCCATTCTTGGTGATGGTCAAATGCATACATTTAAACCATCTACAAAGGCAGGAACATGGAGTGGCGGAATAGATCTAAAAACTGCTGACGATGCCAATATAAATTTGCGTCAAGGGTGGGGTGAGCAATTTAATTTGAAAATAGAATCTAAAGGTGCTGCTGTTACCATACCTAATATCAATGTGGGTGGTTTTACAAATTTAAACCTGTCTTATGAATTTGTTGTTGAAGATGCAGGAGATGCTGTAAAACCAAAAATTGAAGCAAGTATTGATGGCGGTGCTTCTTGGGTAGCACTACCTACAGTTGCTAGTGGTGGAGGCTGGTCTAAAGAAGCAAAATCGGTTGCTTTGCCTTCAGGAGATTATAAAACAATAAGCCTTAGAGTAAATCCTAATACCTCGAGTTCTAATGCGATAATGTTTGATAATTTTATAATTACTGGAAATAAGCTGTAA
- a CDS encoding sialate O-acetylesterase (product_source=KO:K05970; cath_funfam=3.40.50.1110; ko=KO:K05970; pfam=PF03629; superfamily=52266; transmembrane_helix_parts=Inside_1_6,TMhelix_7_26,Outside_27_648), giving the protein MRIQIQAWFIFFMLFFFIQEGRAQITLPKVFGDSMVLQRGIKIPVWGSAAPGQRIIAVLGKFQATAIADHAGQWKLHFPILKAGGPYELSISEQGKPNAKIKLKGILIGDVWLASGQSNMEWQVKQSLDADNEIAKANYPEIRLLQVTHDKKLTPQHNIPGGTWEVCNPVNVPQFSAVAYYFARKIHHDQHVPIGIIQSTWGGTPIESWTSREQLLTSPITKTNIAANDTLSEQSFVNDSLNLIRFWDIVYQPQNNIDKIIPATEYDDSGWPTVEMPRLIKDFGIGPYEGMVWLRKKIILPESFSGKDLTLHLGHPEMNYSMYFNGEEICRTKWNSDPKQSYTIPAKLIRKGVNTISLRIAMLWGGGGLNPPAEEINITDGTVKVSLAGKWRYQKDLEPSLTKIKNYQNYPSLLFNAMINPVIPFGIKGFLWYQGEANEAEAYNYRKLFPMLIDDWRKRWKQGDLPFLYVQLTNFKKRKSVPSESEWAELREAQTLTLSQPSTGMACIIDIGEADNIHPKNKQEVGRRLALNANKLVYKQNVTASGPLYKSYRKEANRIYIRFNNVSALRTKDAKEITGFSIAGNDHQFYWAKATIKGKYVEVYADQVQDPQAVRYAWADNPECNLINAEGLPAIPFRTDNWKGITQK; this is encoded by the coding sequence ATGAGAATACAGATACAAGCCTGGTTTATATTTTTTATGCTGTTCTTTTTTATCCAGGAGGGGCGTGCTCAGATTACGCTGCCAAAAGTGTTTGGAGATAGCATGGTTTTACAGCGAGGTATTAAAATTCCCGTTTGGGGGAGCGCTGCACCTGGGCAGCGTATCATAGCAGTACTTGGGAAATTCCAAGCTACAGCAATAGCAGATCACGCGGGACAATGGAAGCTTCATTTTCCGATATTAAAAGCAGGAGGCCCATACGAACTTAGCATTTCAGAACAGGGAAAACCAAATGCCAAAATCAAACTAAAAGGAATCCTTATTGGTGATGTATGGCTGGCTTCCGGGCAATCGAATATGGAGTGGCAGGTAAAGCAATCCCTAGATGCGGATAATGAAATTGCAAAGGCTAATTATCCCGAAATACGCCTGCTTCAGGTAACGCACGATAAGAAATTAACACCACAGCACAATATCCCTGGAGGAACATGGGAAGTTTGTAATCCTGTAAATGTTCCGCAGTTTTCGGCTGTTGCCTATTATTTTGCCAGAAAAATACACCATGATCAGCATGTGCCCATTGGCATTATCCAAAGCACCTGGGGAGGCACGCCTATAGAATCGTGGACAAGCCGGGAGCAATTGCTGACTTCACCGATCACCAAAACAAATATAGCTGCGAACGATACGCTAAGTGAACAAAGTTTTGTAAATGATAGCCTTAATCTGATTCGTTTCTGGGATATCGTATATCAACCGCAAAATAATATAGATAAAATAATACCAGCAACCGAATATGACGATTCGGGCTGGCCGACAGTAGAAATGCCCCGGCTGATCAAAGATTTTGGTATCGGGCCTTATGAAGGGATGGTATGGCTGCGTAAAAAGATAATCTTGCCCGAATCCTTTTCCGGAAAAGATTTAACCCTGCATCTCGGGCACCCTGAGATGAACTATTCGATGTATTTTAATGGCGAAGAAATCTGTAGAACCAAATGGAACAGTGATCCTAAACAATCCTATACCATTCCAGCTAAATTAATTAGAAAAGGCGTAAATACGATTAGCCTCAGGATAGCAATGTTGTGGGGCGGCGGTGGCTTAAATCCTCCAGCAGAGGAAATTAATATCACTGATGGTACCGTTAAAGTTTCTTTGGCTGGAAAATGGCGGTATCAAAAAGACCTTGAGCCAAGCCTGACCAAAATAAAGAATTATCAAAATTATCCCTCATTGCTGTTCAATGCAATGATCAATCCGGTTATTCCTTTTGGCATCAAAGGATTTCTCTGGTACCAGGGCGAAGCCAATGAGGCTGAGGCCTATAACTACCGGAAATTATTTCCCATGCTGATTGATGACTGGCGAAAACGTTGGAAACAGGGCGATCTACCATTTCTGTATGTTCAGCTCACAAATTTCAAAAAAAGAAAGTCGGTTCCTTCCGAAAGTGAATGGGCCGAACTAAGGGAAGCCCAAACGTTAACATTATCGCAACCCAGTACTGGTATGGCCTGTATCATCGATATCGGTGAAGCAGATAATATCCATCCAAAGAACAAACAGGAGGTTGGCCGGCGCTTGGCATTAAATGCCAATAAACTGGTGTATAAACAAAATGTCACAGCATCAGGCCCTCTGTATAAAAGTTACCGCAAAGAAGCAAACCGGATCTACATCCGTTTTAACAATGTTTCCGCTCTCCGAACCAAAGATGCCAAAGAAATAACAGGCTTCTCCATAGCGGGTAATGATCATCAGTTTTACTGGGCGAAAGCCACCATAAAGGGAAAATATGTGGAGGTTTATGCTGATCAGGTGCAGGATCCTCAAGCTGTACGTTATGCCTGGGCCGATAATCCCGAATGTAACCTGATAAATGCCGAAGGCTTGCCTGCCATCCCTTTCAGGACAGATAATTGGAAAGGAATTACACAAAAATAA